A region from the Arachis ipaensis cultivar K30076 chromosome B01, Araip1.1, whole genome shotgun sequence genome encodes:
- the LOC107612502 gene encoding uncharacterized protein LOC107612502: MASTSNAAGSSNNPRSFESIMRRMNRNREARLPDWCFCGSRPVLRWSGTNSNPGRPFLGCPNYNIVGKKWCGLFLWVDKVLEDAMPCDDRIRSSVDDEEWKMKMAWKFGKLEAEIRILKMGEILMFVLMLLIVIEMEIKVFDYMHTSVPGLLFNEIEMDST; the protein is encoded by the exons ATGGCTAGCACGAGCAATGCAGCTGGGAGCTCGAACAACCCACGATCATTTGAAAGCATCATGAGGAGAATGAACAGAAACAGAGAAGCTCGTTTGCCAGATTGGTGTTTCTGCGGGTCAAGACCGGTGCTGCGGTGGTCAGGGACGAATTCTAATCCAGGGAGACCGTTCCTGGGTTGCCCAAACTACAAT ATAGTGGGTAAGAAATGGTGTGGATTGTTTTTGTGGGTTGATAAAGTTTTGGAAGATGCCATGCCATGTGATGATAGAATAAGAAGTTCAGTTGATGATGAGGAATGGAAGATGAAGATGGCTTGGAAATTTGGTAAATTAGAAGCTGAAATTAGGATTCTAAAAATGGGGGAAATTTTGATGTTTGTGTTGATGCTGCTGATTGTAATTG AAATGGAAATTAAGGTGTTTGATTATATGCATACTTCTGTTCCTGGACTTCTTTTCAATGAAATAGAAATGGACAGCACTTGA